Below is a window of Gemmatimonas sp. UBA7669 DNA.
CCGGAGGCCGTGGAAGCGGCGGTGGCGGCGCGCTACGACGCGCTGTTCAATCGCACTGACATCGCGCTGACCGCGGAACAGATGGCGCAGGTGCTGCAGCAGGCTGACGTGGTCATCACCACCGTCACCGACAAGTGGCACCCAGGCATCTTCGACACCACCAGCATTCGCACGAAGCTGCTTGCGAATGTGGGTGTGGGCGTGAATCACATCGCGCTCGAGTCGGCACGGCGCGCAGGCATTACCGTTACCAATACGCCCGATGTGGTGACCGATGACACGGCGGATGTGGCCATTGCGCTCATCCTCATGACCATGCGCCGTCTGGGTGAAGGCGAGCGGCATTTGCGCAGTGGTGCGTGGAGCGGATTGCGGCCCACGTTCATGCTGGGTCGTACGCTGCGCGGCAAGACGCTGGGCATCGTGGGCTATGGACGTATCGGTCGTGCCGTGGCGCGCATCGCGCACGAGGCCTTCGGCATGCACATCCTGTGGCACGCGCCGCGTGATCCGCGCATTGACGATCCGGCCACGGCGGGACCTGCCAGCGCTGAACGTGCGGCGACGTTGGAGGAG
It encodes the following:
- a CDS encoding 2-hydroxyacid dehydrogenase yields the protein MSADSRSLRVVVTRKMPEAVEAAVAARYDALFNRTDIALTAEQMAQVLQQADVVITTVTDKWHPGIFDTTSIRTKLLANVGVGVNHIALESARRAGITVTNTPDVVTDDTADVAIALILMTMRRLGEGERHLRSGAWSGLRPTFMLGRTLRGKTLGIVGYGRIGRAVARIAHEAFGMHILWHAPRDPRIDDPATAGPASAERAATLEELLQRSDVVSLHCPATPETRHLMNAETLALMPPHAYLVNTARGDVVHEAALVTALKEQRIAGAGLDVYEFEPSVTAELKDMEQVVLLPHLGSATIETRTNMGMRALANVDAYVRGERPGDLVG